The following are encoded in a window of Prochlorococcus marinus str. MIT 1013 genomic DNA:
- the ftsY gene encoding signal recognition particle-docking protein FtsY: MKDKFSQEEQSPTNSNQIDDFSSVKDESIDWAKQVYLQLKQKQKEEKELLNKEKNEEEKDNKDNNISKDLKPNIADENILKAHPDSKEEDELQLGDFDDTFTWSAEVLAAQGKKIGQFSLDEIDWLSTLKKGLEKTRKGFVTDLLDKLGDDPLTPEVLDDLETLLLRADAGVSATDQILDLLRRKLNEEVVEASEGLRFLKEQLVNVLEKPIKDSGVDLLSPKKGNLNIWMLVGVNGVGKTTTLGKLASVAKRSGFSAMIAAADTFRAAAVQQVKVWGQRTGVEVIANESKNADPASIVFDAIGASKSKNIDLLLVDTAGRLQTKNNLMEELKKIRKIIDKLAPNASVESLLVLDSSQGQNGLKQALAFADSAELTGVILTKLDGSSRGGVAMAVASEVKLPVRFIGAGEKIRDLRPFNSFEFIEALLSTR, from the coding sequence ATGAAAGATAAATTTTCTCAGGAGGAACAAAGTCCTACTAATTCAAATCAAATTGATGATTTTTCATCTGTTAAGGATGAATCTATAGATTGGGCAAAACAAGTGTATTTGCAACTTAAGCAAAAGCAAAAAGAGGAGAAAGAATTACTTAATAAAGAAAAGAACGAAGAGGAAAAAGATAATAAAGACAATAATATAAGTAAGGATCTTAAACCAAATATTGCGGATGAAAATATACTTAAAGCTCATCCAGATTCAAAAGAAGAAGATGAGCTTCAACTGGGAGATTTTGATGATACTTTTACATGGTCAGCTGAAGTTTTAGCTGCACAAGGTAAAAAAATCGGTCAGTTTTCATTAGATGAAATTGATTGGCTTAGTACGTTAAAGAAAGGATTAGAAAAAACTCGTAAAGGTTTTGTTACTGATTTACTAGATAAATTAGGTGACGATCCATTGACGCCTGAAGTTCTTGATGATTTAGAAACTCTTTTACTTAGAGCAGATGCAGGAGTTTCAGCTACAGATCAAATTTTAGACTTATTAAGAAGAAAGTTAAATGAGGAAGTTGTTGAAGCATCTGAGGGTTTGCGTTTTTTAAAAGAGCAATTGGTTAACGTTTTAGAAAAGCCAATAAAAGATAGTGGTGTTGATTTGTTGTCTCCAAAAAAAGGTAATTTAAATATTTGGATGTTAGTTGGTGTTAACGGGGTTGGTAAGACCACGACTCTGGGTAAATTGGCAAGTGTTGCAAAACGAAGTGGATTTTCAGCAATGATTGCTGCTGCAGATACTTTTAGAGCTGCAGCAGTACAACAAGTAAAGGTTTGGGGCCAAAGAACAGGCGTTGAAGTTATTGCCAACGAATCTAAGAACGCTGATCCAGCATCAATCGTGTTTGATGCTATTGGTGCAAGTAAATCAAAAAATATAGATTTATTGTTGGTTGATACTGCAGGTAGATTACAAACTAAAAATAATTTAATGGAGGAATTAAAAAAAATTCGAAAAATTATTGATAAACTTGCTCCAAATGCAAGTGTTGAATCTCTATTAGTGCTTGACTCTAGTCAAGGTCAAAATGGACTTAAACAGGCATTAGCTTTTGCTGATTCAGCAGAATTAACAGGAGTAATACTTACAAAACTTGATGGATCATCTAGAGGAGGTGTTGCAATGGCTGTTGCATCAGAAGTGAAACTTCCAGTTAGATTTATCGGAGCTGGAGAAAAAATTAGAGACTTACGACCATTTAATAGTTTTGAATTTATTGAAGCACTTTTATCTACTCGATAA